Part of the Lotus japonicus ecotype B-129 chromosome 6, LjGifu_v1.2 genome, ATCATCCCTCGCTTTTCGCAAACGAGGAGTGATGCAAGATGCTGGAGAGGCAGGGtatgatccagaagaagatgatgtaGTAAACCGAACGTGGTGGCGAGGCGATGATGTGTCTGATTTTCTAGCACTGCCTCTTGAAGAACTATTCTTCAGGACCCCTTTAACAGGAGAACATTCTTCACTGGCACTGTTGTGTTTCATCAGTTCAATTGGCAGATCAAAGTAGTAATTATTAACCGAGTCTCCTTCAATCTCATGGAACATTGCTGCAGAAGCCCAAGAACCACATTCAAAATTCTCCAAGGAAACTGTCCTAGACATCACAGCTTCCCTTTTTGACCCTTCCTTTCTTGTTTTAACTGGCTTCACTTTACTACCACCAAAGCCTGGTAGATAGAGGCAAAGAGCACTGCATTTCAATCCATCATTCTCTGGTGTTTTCATGTGCTTAATGCTCTTATTACTCTTTGGACTTTCTTTAACAGCTTCAGTTTTGGAGATTTTGCCATCATGGTGCAATTTAACTTGCTCCACTGCACTTGTTTTTGACAACCAGTGATcaaatgatacaaattcttcaaaGGGTGTCAATGATCTTGCTTCACCACATGACTTGCTCTTACCTAAATGGACTTCATGAAGCAGATCCTGAAGCTTGTTATCAAACTTACTAGCTTCACATTTTGGTTCAGGACTCCCACTTTTTGATTTCTTCTTGGAAAGAGCCGAACCGAACCGCGGGGATGAGTTTGCTGAATTTGGAAGACTCAGGCTTAAAAATCTTTCCGTTGGAGGTTGAAGTGGTGGAGGGTGGAAAAGGGTGGCGGCGGTTCCAGAATTTGTGATTACAGTTGGAAGCATGAGATGTTTGGTAGGAGAATGAGAATCTTTCAAGGAAAGTGGATCCACCATGATCTGCTTTTCTTTTTGGAAGCTCTCCATGATTGAGATGATGGGGTAGTCCATGTCCAACATCCATGTAGAAAAATCACCTTGTTCCATGATTTTGTGTAGTTCTTGCAGGGAATTAGACATGGTTTTTTATGATAGAGATTTGTGTATCAGAATCAAGACATAGACTTGTGGAACTCCAAGAGTTGCTCACTACTTATAAAGAAGTGGCATACAATGTAAGGAAAATGTGTAGCACATCTTAGTCGTGAAGACCATGTTCTATGTCCACTATGGTTTATTTTATCATATGTTTTTTCCGTAGGTATGATCTGATTGAGAACATTGaggattttttatattttgttgtAAATCACCCGTTGTTGTCACATTTGGATACCGACTATTCCAGTTTCAGAATTTAATCATATTTAAGGCTCTTCATCCCTCTTCATGGGTGTATTATAAGATCGAATTCGAAAGTTCTTCCAGCACACTCGATCTGTGTTGCCAACTTAGCTACCCCGTTGTACATTTAGGATGATAATTATGGTACATTGTACCTTCTATTCTAAAATATATGGTACATGAATGACTTGAAAATAAACTATATGAGCACGTCCTAAGATGAAATTGTATACGTGCTGGGATcaatcaggaaaaaaaaaatcatgtcaaagcataTAAAAGAAGGTAGGTCAAGTATAATATGAATAATTGATGTCAACATATAAGATACAAAACTACAGTTGCAGCAAACATAAGCCTTTCTTTCATCAGCATCTTTTCTCAAAATGACACATTTTATGTTTTAATACATTGATGTACTTATTCATGTTCAAATGTTGCAATTGTTATACACGCTGAATTTGGATGAAAAGTCAGCTCCAAGTGGGGGAATTGTAAAATAGAaccaaaagtcaaaacttctgAAGTCTGAACTCTGAAATACCAATCCTAGAAATCAGCCGTGGGTATATTACTGTCAAAATTGCAACTGGTTCAACTGAATTGTTTCATTTTGATGGGTTAGAAGTTAGAACCAATGTATAATGTTTTCAGTCTTCAATGCTTATTTATAACCTAGCTCTCCATGCTGTCTGTGGTTGTTGCCTATGTAAGAAATATCCAATATGCATTAACCATCCTTGTATTCTGAATGTGTATAGGGGATGATTTTCAAGTTATTAGTTCTAGGCTCCTTCTAGCAGTTTTTTAGGTTTAGCTAGTGAAGtgaattttctttttcagtGCTTTTATGTTTTTGGTCATTGGGCTCAATAATAAAAGAGACATAAGCAAAGTTATCTACCTCATATATATGATAGCTGCAGAAGTTCTGGGCCATTGGCGGGCAACACATCTAGGCCCAAGAggataaaaaaaactttttttggCTGAAAgacttatttttattaagtttttttatatatgatatGATGTGCTATTCTAGAATCGTCCTAATTCCAATAAAGTGTTGAGTATCCCATGATTAGTAACAAAGTGTAACAACTATttagaaatgaatataaaaaaaaattcagcttTGCTCCTAATTGAGTATCCCATGAATGTTATTGATCCGAAATTTCTCTTGACAACTCtcgatgaaaataaaaaaaattcttgtcAATAGATATCAAATGTGTATTAGTTTCACTTTGAATTATAAAGACAATTTCGAGTAGTTTGTGATGATCCATAAACTTAATACCTTAAGGTTTTGAGTGAAAAATGTGACGTCCAACTCACTTGTGGTTTGCTCTTTAAACTAATGTGATGATACTCCGTGGTTTAAATCATCTCCTTttcttgaccaaaaaaaatcatCTCCTTTAGTCCAACAGTGTTATCAAAGTCAATGGTTGTTTGGCGAAGATGACcgactccttgtgtcgaaagtcttcgtAGCAATGTTGTTACTAGGTGGCGTGTCTTGTCGATCAGCCTAACGACGAGGTAAGTATTTGAAGGCTTCCGTTTTCCTTTGAGATAAACTCAcaattgagagagagagagagagagagagagagagagagagagagagagagagagagagagagagagagagaggagagagagagagagagagagagagagagagagagagagagagagagagagagagagagagagagagagagagagagagagagagagagagagagagagagagagagattgttGTGATATCACATATGAGTAAGTcttgatgacccgggatttaagactattttcctagtttatttgcatgctttataatatattatttagatCATTTTAGTCTTTTTAGGCCACCTTAGGATTATTTCatgtattttattattatttatgtgtttttagtatttttctataatttttatgatttttattatatttttattaggattttcggATTAATAAAGGGAGCTAATATGTTACTGATGGTCCATGGAAATTACAGTGCACAAGCGGAGATGGACGGCTGCTGTTCCGCTCGTTGACACATGGCTCAATCATGCTGAAGGTCCACCATAAGGCCGTAGTTCGTGACACAATAGATTTCAACCTTAAAGCTAGGACCAATTGCTTGCTGACACATGGCATAAGTAAAATATAGTTTGTTTTAGCTAGTCTGATGCACAAGTCACGtgatttgaaaacaaaaagagCAAAAGGATATATAACAGAGGTTTCTGTAGCGTTAGgaaggatatatatatattagggtACAGGCTACAGCAACAGATAGAGGGGACGGGAGAAAAAGCAGAAACGGCGTGAATAGAGAAGGAGGGAGAcacgacggtcaaaggttcttcttctccttccttgtAATTTTTATGGCCATGTTAGGCTAACTCCCTCTTTTTAGCACTTGAGGTGTGaatcctttttatttttatgtcttAATATTTCAGTACTTTGTATGACTATTGGGTTTTCAATCTATGTATTCGTTTCAGTTAATTTGTGCTTGAATCGATGCGAGTTTTTTACTAATTCTTATAGGAACGAAAGTTATATTAAGAATTAGGGAACCACCGTAGCGCGAATTTATTAGACCTTCCCTACTGCTTAGGAATAAGAGTAGAATCTAATAGTGGTGGCTAGTATATGAAATTTTAATCTTCAATTCAAGGGTCTAAGTGCTCGTAACACAGACGtagtaattgaattgaaagtctTGCTTAGCTATTAATTTAGTAAGTAAGAATATAGGCTAAATCACCATAGAGAGGACTCTAAATTTCATACAAACACTGTTTTGTTTAAGGCAAAGATTAAATTGGTGAAACTATACTCA contains:
- the LOC130723473 gene encoding uncharacterized protein LOC130723473, which produces MSNSLQELHKIMEQGDFSTWMLDMDYPIISIMESFQKEKQIMVDPLSLKDSHSPTKHLMLPTVITNSGTAATLFHPPPLQPPTERFLSLSLPNSANSSPRFGSALSKKKSKSGSPEPKCEASKFDNKLQDLLHEVHLGKSKSCGEARSLTPFEEFVSFDHWLSKTSAVEQVKLHHDGKISKTEAVKESPKSNKSIKHMKTPENDGLKCSALCLYLPGFGGSKVKPVKTRKEGSKREAVMSRTVSLENFECGSWASAAMFHEIEGDSVNNYYFDLPIELMKHNSASEECSPVKGVLKNSSSRGSARKSDTSSPRHHVRFTTSSSSGSYPASPASCITPRLRKARDDFNSFLAAAQSA